One Roseovarius bejariae genomic region harbors:
- the pcaD gene encoding 3-oxoadipate enol-lactonase, whose translation MQMADLGDIALHYRENGPPEGAPLVFANSLGTDLRLWDDVLPHLPDGLRIVRYDMRGHGLSDCPKGPYSMGALVRDAERLLDHLRIRDCVFVGLSIGGMVAQGLAVKRLELMRAMVLSNTAAKIGQPEMWAERIAAVEKGGVAALSEATLERWFSRAFHATPEITAWRHMLERTPAAGYAGCAAAIAGTDFYTPTSGLRLPTLGIAGSEDGSTPPDLVRETVNLIPGARFHLIRKAGHLPCVDQPKDYAQVLTGFLKEVGHV comes from the coding sequence ATGCAAATGGCTGATCTAGGCGATATCGCCCTGCATTACCGCGAGAATGGGCCGCCCGAAGGGGCGCCCTTGGTTTTTGCAAATTCGCTTGGGACCGACCTGCGGCTTTGGGATGATGTGTTGCCGCATCTGCCGGATGGGTTGCGGATCGTCCGGTATGACATGCGCGGACATGGTCTTTCGGATTGCCCCAAGGGGCCCTATTCCATGGGGGCTCTGGTGCGCGATGCCGAGCGGTTGTTGGATCACCTGCGTATCCGCGATTGCGTTTTCGTGGGGCTGTCGATTGGCGGGATGGTGGCGCAGGGCCTCGCCGTCAAGCGGCTGGAACTGATGCGTGCCATGGTGCTGTCGAACACCGCCGCCAAGATCGGCCAGCCCGAGATGTGGGCCGAGCGGATCGCCGCCGTGGAAAAGGGGGGTGTCGCTGCACTCTCCGAGGCCACGTTGGAGCGGTGGTTTTCCCGCGCCTTCCATGCCACGCCCGAGATCACCGCATGGCGACATATGTTGGAACGCACGCCTGCGGCGGGCTATGCCGGTTGCGCGGCAGCCATCGCCGGAACTGATTTCTACACCCCCACAAGCGGCTTGCGCTTGCCCACACTGGGCATCGCCGGATCCGAAGACGGCTCGACCCCACCCGATCTGGTGCGTGAGACAGTCAACCTGATCCCCGGCGCACGGTTCCACCTGATCCGCAAGGCGGGGCATCTGCCTTGCGTTGACCAGCCCAAAGACTATGCACAGGTCCTGACCGGTTTTCTGAAGGAGGTCGGCCATGTCTGA
- a CDS encoding DNA polymerase III subunit delta': MSDAGTPLPDRIEGAPHPRETLRLIGQGAAEQGFLEAFNTGRLHHGWLITGPRGVGKATLAWRIARFLLATPLEDDGGLFGDAPPQPTTLDIDPEHPVARRIMAGSDPGLFLVRRGGAGSSDRDREKNFEEGKFSQDIRVSEIRGLARFIHLSSTEGGRRVVIVDAADEMNTQAANALLKMLEEPPARTTLLLVSHQPSRLLPTIRSRCRELRLSALSPEDMAEALAQAGVDPGADTAALAELSGGSVGEAVRLINLGGLQIYAELVAIFQGLPRPDRARALKLAEAAATRGAEDKLDLLIWLVDLFLSRLARSGAVGVPGVEAAPGEAELFTRLAPHPQAARAWADCAQEVGARSRHGRAVNLDPAALVLDTVFKIQQTAAG; this comes from the coding sequence ATGAGCGATGCAGGCACCCCGCTTCCCGACCGTATCGAAGGCGCGCCGCACCCGCGCGAGACCCTGCGCCTGATCGGGCAGGGCGCGGCAGAGCAGGGCTTCTTGGAGGCCTTCAACACGGGCCGTTTGCACCATGGCTGGCTGATCACCGGGCCGCGTGGGGTGGGCAAGGCCACGCTGGCGTGGCGCATCGCGCGCTTCCTTCTGGCCACGCCGCTCGAAGACGACGGCGGGCTTTTCGGCGATGCGCCGCCACAGCCCACCACGCTGGACATCGACCCCGAGCATCCCGTCGCCCGTCGGATCATGGCAGGTTCGGACCCCGGGCTTTTCCTTGTGCGCCGCGGCGGCGCGGGCAGTTCCGACCGTGACCGCGAAAAGAACTTCGAGGAAGGCAAGTTTTCGCAAGACATCCGCGTCAGTGAAATCCGCGGCCTCGCCCGCTTCATTCACCTCAGTTCCACCGAGGGCGGGCGGCGCGTGGTGATCGTCGATGCCGCCGACGAGATGAACACCCAAGCCGCCAACGCCCTTCTGAAAATGCTCGAAGAGCCGCCCGCGCGCACCACGCTTCTGTTGGTCAGTCACCAGCCCTCGCGCCTTTTGCCCACGATCCGATCGCGCTGTCGCGAATTGCGGCTTTCCGCGCTCAGCCCCGAGGACATGGCCGAGGCCCTGGCGCAGGCCGGCGTGGACCCCGGCGCAGATACCGCGGCGCTGGCCGAGCTTTCGGGTGGCTCCGTGGGCGAGGCCGTACGCCTGATCAACCTTGGCGGCCTGCAAATCTACGCCGAACTGGTGGCGATCTTTCAGGGCCTTCCGCGCCCCGACCGCGCCCGCGCCCTCAAACTGGCCGAGGCGGCGGCAACGCGCGGGGCCGAAGATAAGCTCGACCTGCTGATCTGGCTGGTGGACCTCTTCCTGTCCCGTCTGGCCCGCAGCGGTGCAGTTGGCGTGCCCGGCGTCGAGGCCGCCCCGGGCGAGGCGGAGTTGTTCACCCGTCTGGCCCCACATCCACAGGCAGCCCGCGCTTGGGCCGACTGCGCGCAGGAGGTCGGCGCCCGAAGCCGCCATGGCCGGGCGGTCAACCTTGACCCTGCCGCGCTGGTCCTAGATACCGTGTTCAAGATTCAGCAAACCGCGGCGGGGTAA
- a CDS encoding ArsR/SmtB family transcription factor, which translates to MEQSAKEAAAFLKTVAHEGRLMTLCHLGSGEKSVGELEELLDMRQAAVSQILARLRQEGRVATRRDGKTIYYRLADDKTRELIELLYRQFCG; encoded by the coding sequence ATGGAACAAAGCGCCAAGGAGGCAGCGGCCTTTCTCAAGACCGTGGCGCATGAAGGGCGGCTGATGACGCTGTGCCATCTGGGCTCGGGCGAGAAATCGGTGGGCGAGTTGGAAGAACTGCTGGACATGAGGCAAGCCGCGGTCAGCCAGATCCTAGCGCGGCTACGGCAAGAGGGCCGTGTGGCCACCCGCCGCGACGGCAAGACGATCTACTACCGTCTGGCCGACGACAAGACCCGCGAGTTGATCGAACTTTTGTACCGACAATTCTGCGGGTGA
- a CDS encoding zinc-binding dehydrogenase, giving the protein MPTIKAAVCHAFGQPLSIEDVQLRAPEMGEVEVTLEAVAICHSDIAYAEGAWGGSLPAVYGHEAAGHVTHVGAGVTGVAEGDPVVVTLIRACGECPSCGSGRPTGCETPYDGDHGPLTRADGGKLHQAMACGAFAEKVVVHHSQVVRAPTGMALDAASLLACGVVTGVGAVVNAANLRAGQDVVVIGAGGVGLNAIQGARIAGARRIVAVDMNEDKLEDAKAFGATDGVLATQDKPWRAAKAAMGRGADAVLVTVGAAQAYDQAPRYIAGGGKVIMVGMPASGAASTYEAANFAAAGQSMVGSKMGDVVIKRDIPWMIDMYQQGRLKLDELISNRWTLDQINEAIADTKKGTARRNVIMLK; this is encoded by the coding sequence ATGCCGACCATCAAGGCCGCCGTCTGCCACGCCTTCGGGCAACCGCTATCCATCGAAGATGTGCAATTGCGCGCGCCCGAAATGGGCGAAGTCGAAGTCACGCTCGAAGCCGTGGCGATTTGCCATTCCGATATTGCCTATGCCGAAGGGGCCTGGGGTGGCTCGCTTCCTGCGGTTTACGGGCACGAGGCCGCCGGCCATGTCACCCATGTGGGCGCGGGCGTGACAGGGGTGGCCGAGGGAGATCCGGTGGTGGTGACACTTATTCGCGCCTGTGGTGAGTGCCCCTCCTGCGGGTCCGGGCGGCCCACAGGCTGCGAAACACCATACGATGGGGATCACGGCCCACTGACACGGGCCGATGGCGGCAAGTTGCATCAGGCCATGGCCTGCGGGGCTTTTGCCGAAAAGGTCGTGGTACATCATTCGCAAGTGGTCAGAGCACCTACCGGAATGGCCCTGGATGCCGCCAGCCTGCTGGCCTGCGGCGTGGTCACCGGCGTGGGGGCGGTGGTCAATGCCGCCAACCTGCGCGCAGGCCAAGACGTGGTGGTGATCGGCGCAGGCGGCGTCGGCCTCAACGCCATCCAAGGGGCCCGGATCGCCGGAGCGCGGCGCATCGTGGCGGTCGACATGAACGAAGACAAGCTCGAAGACGCCAAGGCCTTCGGTGCCACCGACGGCGTTCTGGCCACCCAGGACAAACCCTGGCGCGCCGCCAAGGCCGCCATGGGCCGGGGCGCGGATGCGGTACTTGTCACTGTGGGTGCAGCACAAGCCTATGATCAGGCGCCGCGCTATATCGCGGGAGGCGGTAAGGTGATCATGGTAGGCATGCCCGCCTCCGGGGCGGCCTCGACCTACGAGGCCGCCAATTTCGCCGCTGCCGGGCAATCCATGGTCGGCTCCAAAATGGGCGACGTGGTGATCAAGCGCGACATCCCCTGGATGATCGACATGTACCAACAAGGGCGCCTCAAACTCGATGAGTTGATCTCGAACCGCTGGACACTGGACCAGATCAACGAGGCCATCGCTGACACCAAGAAAGGCACCGCCCGCCGCAACGTGATCATGCTGAAGTAA
- a CDS encoding MBL fold metallo-hydrolase → MGEIRFTILGCGSSGGVPRLGGNWGDCDPENPRNYRRRCSLLIEREGEGGITRVLIDTSPDLRSQLLDAGVGELDAVLYTHSHADHVHGLDDLRMIVFNMKQRLPVWADGDTQNALYARFGYAFIQPEDSPYPPILDMHTIDGDVTIDGAGGPVTLTPFEVNHGSIEALGFKVNGVAYLPDVAQIPKDVWPVLEGLECWILDALRRTPHPTHSHLEQSLEWIARAAPKRAVLTNMHIDMDYQTLVEETPDHITPAYDGMTLTFPA, encoded by the coding sequence ATGGGGGAAATACGCTTTACCATCCTTGGCTGTGGCTCCTCGGGCGGTGTGCCACGTCTGGGCGGCAACTGGGGCGATTGCGACCCGGAAAACCCCCGCAACTACCGCCGCCGCTGTTCGCTTCTGATCGAGCGCGAGGGGGAGGGGGGGATCACCCGTGTTCTGATCGACACCTCGCCCGACCTGCGGTCGCAATTGCTCGATGCAGGGGTGGGGGAGTTGGACGCGGTGCTTTACACCCACAGCCACGCCGACCACGTCCACGGCCTCGACGATCTGCGGATGATCGTTTTCAACATGAAACAACGCCTGCCGGTCTGGGCCGACGGCGACACGCAAAACGCGCTTTACGCGCGTTTCGGTTATGCCTTCATCCAACCCGAAGACAGCCCCTATCCCCCCATCCTCGACATGCACACCATTGATGGCGACGTGACCATCGACGGCGCGGGCGGGCCGGTGACGCTGACCCCGTTTGAGGTCAACCACGGCTCGATCGAGGCGCTGGGCTTCAAGGTGAACGGCGTGGCCTACCTGCCGGATGTCGCGCAAATCCCCAAGGATGTCTGGCCTGTGCTGGAGGGGCTGGAGTGTTGGATTCTCGACGCCCTGCGCCGCACCCCGCATCCCACCCATTCGCACCTTGAACAGTCGCTGGAATGGATCGCCCGCGCCGCGCCGAAACGCGCGGTGCTGACCAACATGCATATCGACATGGACTACCAGACGCTGGTCGAGGAAACCCCAGATCACATCACCCCCGCCTATGACGGCATGACCCTGACCTTCCCGGCCTGA
- a CDS encoding endonuclease/exonuclease/phosphatase family protein, translating into MTEFTIASFNVKNLIGPDKEYYEFQSYTPEEYAWKEDWMADQLLSMNADIVGFQEIFEEEALRAVIDETNTRATELNSATIPDRSKRYHRKVIFQKLKVEPYTEASLAFAPNAADEGVPGKRRPGLAILSRFGFKGQPEVIQDLAEPLHIPFAPLRGMDETEAGYYTLRRLSRPILKARVPVGDRVLTVFNCHLKSKLGEYITPQGAEYAPEEDLTRYDAVGRAMGSLRAAIRRMAEAWVLRREIVAELEAGNPVMVLGDFNDGEHAVSSEIISGERPFKNYAWMLRHDAKSHSDRYSDEENRQITEDVERLALHPAERLFVRKSLRDMVYTTAFGGVFESIDQIYLSRHFHPDFAGRIGEMTYFSVFNDHITDGSHAEAPYNKLASDHGQIMAHIRLD; encoded by the coding sequence ATGACCGAGTTCACGATTGCCAGTTTCAACGTCAAGAACCTGATCGGCCCCGACAAGGAATACTACGAGTTCCAATCCTACACGCCCGAGGAATACGCGTGGAAAGAGGACTGGATGGCGGATCAACTGCTGTCGATGAACGCCGATATCGTCGGCTTTCAGGAAATCTTCGAGGAAGAGGCCCTGCGCGCCGTGATCGACGAGACCAACACCCGCGCCACGGAGCTCAACAGCGCCACGATCCCGGACCGCTCGAAACGCTATCACCGCAAGGTCATTTTCCAGAAGCTGAAGGTGGAACCCTATACCGAGGCCAGTCTCGCCTTCGCACCAAATGCCGCCGACGAGGGCGTGCCGGGCAAACGCCGGCCCGGCCTTGCCATCCTGTCACGCTTTGGTTTCAAGGGGCAGCCCGAGGTGATCCAGGATCTGGCCGAACCGCTACATATCCCCTTCGCCCCCCTGCGCGGCATGGACGAAACCGAGGCCGGGTATTATACCCTGCGCCGCCTGTCGCGGCCCATCCTCAAGGCGCGGGTGCCTGTGGGGGATCGGGTGTTGACGGTCTTCAACTGCCACCTGAAATCGAAACTGGGCGAGTACATCACCCCGCAAGGGGCCGAATACGCCCCCGAGGAGGACCTTACCCGATATGACGCCGTGGGCCGCGCCATGGGCAGCCTGCGCGCCGCCATACGACGCATGGCCGAGGCCTGGGTTCTGCGGCGCGAGATCGTGGCGGAACTGGAGGCGGGCAATCCGGTCATGGTGCTGGGCGATTTCAACGATGGCGAACATGCCGTCAGCTCGGAAATCATCAGCGGTGAACGCCCCTTCAAGAACTACGCATGGATGTTGCGGCATGATGCCAAATCCCACTCCGACCGATACTCGGACGAGGAAAACCGCCAGATCACCGAGGATGTCGAACGCCTTGCCTTACACCCGGCCGAGCGGCTGTTCGTGCGCAAATCCCTGCGCGACATGGTCTATACCACGGCCTTCGGCGGGGTCTTCGAATCCATCGACCAGATTTACCTCAGCCGCCATTTCCACCCCGATTTCGCAGGGCGCATCGGCGAGATGACCTATTTCAGCGTCTTCAACGATCACATCACCGATGGCTCACACGCCGAGGCCCCCTATAACAAGCTTGCCTCCGACCACGGCCAGATCATGGCGCATATCCGGCTGGACTGA
- a CDS encoding mandelate racemase/muconate lactonizing enzyme family protein, with translation MKLQDLDIIVTAPPAPGWGGRYWILVKVTTDNGITGWGECYAASVGPEAMRAVIEDVFARHMQGENPENIELMFRRAYSSGFTQRPDLTVMGAFAGLEIACWDILGKARERPVWALLGGRMNDRIRAYTYLYPLPRHAMPEFWTSPEMAAEAALDSVDRGYTAVKFDPAGPYTMRGGHMPAMSDIQMSVDFCRAIREAVGTSADLLFGTHGQFTTAGAIRLGQAIEPYSPLWYEEPVPPDCVTEMARVAGAVRIPVATGERLCTKAEFAPVLRQGAATILQPALGRAGGIWECKKIAAMAEVYNAQMAPHLYAGPVEWAANVHLAASVPNLLMAETIETPFHDALIKGAIRVNEGFITPPEAPGLGIEVDEALARAHPYEDTGLHLQMQEAPCDYVNGNSFAGGAPPKEE, from the coding sequence ATGAAGCTGCAAGACCTCGATATCATCGTCACGGCCCCCCCTGCTCCCGGCTGGGGCGGGCGCTACTGGATCTTGGTGAAAGTCACCACGGACAACGGCATCACCGGCTGGGGCGAATGCTATGCCGCGAGTGTCGGCCCCGAGGCCATGCGCGCGGTGATCGAGGATGTCTTTGCCCGCCACATGCAGGGCGAAAACCCTGAAAACATTGAACTTATGTTCCGTCGTGCCTATTCCTCGGGTTTCACGCAGCGTCCCGACCTGACGGTCATGGGCGCCTTCGCAGGGCTGGAGATTGCCTGTTGGGATATCCTTGGCAAGGCGCGTGAGCGGCCGGTCTGGGCGCTTCTGGGCGGGCGGATGAATGACCGTATCCGCGCCTATACCTATCTTTACCCCCTGCCCCGGCACGCCATGCCCGAATTCTGGACCTCGCCCGAGATGGCCGCCGAAGCCGCGCTTGACAGCGTGGATCGGGGCTATACGGCAGTGAAGTTCGACCCCGCAGGCCCCTACACCATGCGCGGAGGCCACATGCCCGCCATGTCCGATATCCAGATGTCGGTCGATTTCTGCCGTGCCATTCGTGAGGCCGTGGGCACAAGCGCCGATCTTCTGTTCGGCACACATGGGCAGTTCACCACCGCCGGGGCCATTCGCCTTGGGCAGGCGATCGAACCCTATAGCCCGCTATGGTACGAGGAACCCGTGCCACCTGATTGCGTCACTGAAATGGCCAGGGTGGCCGGGGCCGTGCGCATCCCCGTGGCCACCGGCGAGCGCCTGTGCACCAAGGCCGAGTTCGCCCCCGTCCTGCGCCAAGGGGCGGCGACGATCCTGCAACCGGCCCTGGGCCGTGCGGGTGGGATTTGGGAGTGCAAGAAGATCGCCGCCATGGCCGAGGTCTATAACGCCCAGATGGCGCCGCATCTCTACGCAGGCCCCGTCGAATGGGCCGCCAACGTCCATCTTGCAGCCTCGGTTCCCAACCTCCTGATGGCCGAGACCATCGAGACCCCGTTCCATGATGCCTTGATAAAAGGCGCAATCCGGGTAAATGAAGGGTTTATCACCCCACCCGAGGCCCCGGGCCTGGGGATCGAGGTTGACGAGGCGCTGGCCCGCGCCCACCCTTATGAGGACACCGGCCTGCATTTGCAGATGCAGGAGGCGCCATGCGATTACGTCAACGGCAATTCCTTTGCCGGGGGGGCCCCGCCCAAAGAGGAGTGA
- a CDS encoding AEC family transporter, with protein sequence MQALIEVILPVFVVIGFGYLAVWRGWFSQAGVDGLMKFTQNFAIPCLLFTAIARLDLQQHFDWRLLLSFYTGALTGFLLGLFGARFIFGRDWEDCVAIGFCCLFSNSVLLGLPITERAYGADALEANYAIIAVHSPFCYGIGITVMEVLRARGTPGRALVGKVLKAMFSNALIIGIAAGFVVNLTGLPVPGILNDGLELMVRAALPAALFGLGGVLVQYRPEGDLRIVLYVCAVALLAHPLVTSLLGRGLGLSTEAYRSAILTGAMAPGINTYIFANMYGRARRVAASAVLIATAVSILTVWMWLGTLP encoded by the coding sequence ATGCAGGCACTGATCGAGGTCATCCTTCCGGTTTTCGTGGTCATAGGCTTTGGCTATCTGGCGGTCTGGCGCGGATGGTTTTCGCAGGCCGGGGTCGATGGGCTGATGAAATTCACCCAGAATTTCGCCATTCCCTGCCTTCTGTTCACCGCTATCGCCCGGCTGGACCTTCAGCAGCACTTCGACTGGCGGCTATTGCTCAGCTTCTATACCGGCGCGCTGACCGGCTTTCTTCTGGGCCTCTTCGGCGCGCGCTTCATCTTCGGGCGCGATTGGGAAGATTGCGTCGCCATCGGTTTTTGCTGCCTGTTTTCCAACTCGGTGCTTCTCGGCCTGCCGATCACCGAACGCGCCTATGGTGCCGATGCGCTTGAGGCCAACTACGCCATCATCGCGGTGCATTCGCCCTTCTGCTACGGCATCGGCATCACCGTGATGGAGGTGCTGCGCGCACGCGGCACGCCGGGGCGGGCGCTGGTGGGCAAGGTCCTCAAGGCGATGTTCTCCAATGCGCTCATCATTGGCATCGCGGCGGGGTTTGTCGTCAACCTCACCGGCCTGCCGGTGCCCGGTATCCTGAATGACGGGCTGGAATTGATGGTGCGCGCAGCACTGCCCGCGGCACTTTTCGGATTGGGCGGGGTGCTGGTGCAATACCGCCCCGAAGGGGATTTGCGCATCGTGCTGTATGTCTGCGCCGTGGCGCTTCTGGCCCACCCGCTGGTGACAAGCCTGCTTGGCCGGGGCTTGGGGCTGTCGACCGAGGCCTACCGCTCCGCCATCCTCACGGGCGCCATGGCCCCGGGGATCAACACCTATATCTTCGCCAACATGTACGGACGCGCCCGCCGCGTGGCGGCCTCGGCGGTGCTGATCGCAACGGCGGTCTCGATCCTGACGGTCTGGATGTGGTTGGGGACGTTGCCATAG
- a CDS encoding threonine ammonia-lyase: MSDITMIRAAAQRLKGHARRTPLLSSPFLDEIAGRRVLVKPECLQHTGSFKYRGGRSAVSALDPEVRKTGVLAFSSGNHAQGVALAAREFGVPAVIIMPNDAPALKIANTRALGAEVVLYDRPGGESREEVGETLQAERGLTLVKPYDEPEVIAGQGTCGLEIAEQAAELGVTKADVLVCCGGGGLTSGIALALEAEAPGMRARPVEPEGFDDTARSLLSGRIETNAQGSGGICDAIVTPAPGQITFPIMKRLCGPGLVVSETEALRAMALAWQRLKVVAEPGGAVALAAALFHGHEIEGDTVICTISGGNVDQAMFARALDTLEPA; encoded by the coding sequence ATGAGCGATATCACCATGATCCGGGCCGCGGCCCAGCGCCTCAAGGGCCACGCGCGGCGCACCCCGCTTTTGTCCTCGCCCTTTCTGGACGAGATCGCGGGGCGGCGCGTGCTGGTCAAGCCCGAGTGCCTGCAACATACCGGCAGCTTCAAGTATCGCGGCGGGCGCTCGGCGGTCTCGGCGCTTGACCCGGAGGTGCGCAAGACTGGCGTCCTGGCGTTTTCCTCGGGCAACCACGCGCAGGGGGTGGCCTTGGCGGCACGGGAATTCGGCGTGCCCGCGGTGATCATCATGCCCAATGACGCCCCGGCCCTGAAAATCGCCAATACCCGCGCCCTGGGGGCCGAGGTGGTGCTGTACGACCGCCCCGGCGGAGAAAGCCGCGAAGAGGTGGGCGAGACCTTGCAGGCCGAGCGCGGTCTGACGCTGGTCAAACCCTATGATGAGCCGGAGGTTATCGCGGGGCAAGGCACCTGTGGGCTTGAGATCGCCGAACAGGCCGCTGAACTGGGCGTGACCAAGGCCGATGTTCTGGTCTGTTGTGGCGGTGGCGGGCTGACGTCCGGGATTGCCCTGGCGCTGGAGGCCGAGGCCCCGGGGATGCGCGCCCGCCCGGTGGAACCGGAAGGGTTCGACGATACCGCGCGGTCGCTCCTCTCAGGTCGGATCGAGACAAACGCCCAAGGGTCCGGTGGGATTTGCGATGCCATCGTGACCCCCGCCCCGGGGCAAATCACCTTTCCAATCATGAAGCGGCTGTGCGGCCCCGGCCTTGTCGTCAGCGAAACCGAAGCCTTGCGCGCCATGGCACTGGCTTGGCAGCGGCTCAAGGTGGTGGCCGAACCCGGCGGCGCCGTGGCCCTTGCCGCTGCGTTGTTCCATGGCCACGAAATCGAGGGCGATACGGTGATCTGCACCATATCGGGCGGCAATGTGGACCAAGCCATGTTTGCCCGCGCGCTCGATACGCTGGAGCCGGCATGA
- a CDS encoding macro domain-containing protein — protein MKQVEGDLIALARDGQFNVIVHGCNCFHNMGGGIARIIAQTFPEALTADRATPKGDPAKLGTISQVTVACGAHRLTVVNAYTQFDYQGPGPLVDYDALSRAFRAVAQAHSGARIAYPMIGAGLAGGDWARIAPLIDTALDGLDHTLVTLP, from the coding sequence ATGAAACAGGTTGAAGGCGATTTGATCGCACTGGCCCGGGACGGGCAGTTCAACGTGATCGTTCACGGCTGCAATTGCTTTCACAACATGGGCGGCGGGATCGCCCGGATCATTGCCCAGACCTTCCCCGAGGCCCTTACCGCCGATCGGGCCACACCCAAGGGCGACCCGGCGAAACTGGGCACGATTTCGCAGGTCACGGTGGCCTGCGGGGCGCATCGCCTGACCGTGGTCAATGCCTACACGCAGTTCGACTATCAGGGCCCAGGCCCCTTGGTGGATTACGATGCATTGTCCCGCGCCTTTCGTGCCGTGGCACAGGCCCATTCCGGGGCGCGCATCGCCTATCCGATGATTGGCGCAGGCCTGGCGGGCGGCGATTGGGCCAGGATCGCCCCGTTGATCGACACGGCCCTTGACGGGTTGGACCATACGCTTGTCACCCTGCCCTGA
- a CDS encoding alpha/beta fold hydrolase produces MSEILLVHGSCHGAWCWRDVVPALERLGHDVRAIDLPGHGTTPWPLADITLDLYAQAILDAIETRAVVVGHSMAGFPISAAAEIDPTKIARLVYLCAYAPRDGASLVDMRMEAPRQPLLEAIEKTPDGLGFTFRETHLAKALYHDCPEGTVDYARQNLCVQAIKPQATPIRLGKAYQSVPKTYIRCDDDQAIPPEYQRTMTGGWPAEDVHALPTSHSPFFAMPGELAQLIDQITQDAA; encoded by the coding sequence ATGTCTGAGATCTTGCTTGTTCACGGCTCCTGCCATGGCGCGTGGTGCTGGCGCGACGTCGTCCCGGCGCTTGAACGGTTGGGGCACGATGTCCGGGCCATCGACCTTCCGGGCCACGGGACCACCCCTTGGCCGTTGGCGGACATCACCCTTGATCTCTACGCGCAGGCCATTCTGGACGCGATCGAGACACGCGCCGTTGTCGTCGGCCATTCCATGGCGGGCTTTCCCATTTCCGCCGCCGCGGAAATCGACCCCACCAAGATCGCACGGCTGGTCTATCTATGTGCCTATGCGCCGCGCGATGGGGCCTCGCTTGTCGATATGCGGATGGAGGCCCCGCGCCAACCGCTTCTGGAGGCGATCGAGAAAACCCCCGATGGGCTTGGCTTTACCTTTCGCGAAACACATCTCGCCAAAGCGCTTTACCACGATTGCCCAGAAGGCACGGTGGACTATGCCCGCCAAAATCTCTGCGTGCAGGCGATCAAGCCGCAAGCCACGCCGATCCGTCTTGGCAAGGCATATCAATCCGTGCCGAAAACCTACATCCGCTGTGATGACGATCAGGCCATCCCGCCCGAATATCAACGCACCATGACCGGGGGCTGGCCGGCAGAGGACGTCCACGCTCTGCCCACCAGCCATTCACCGTTTTTCGCGATGCCAGGGGAGTTGGCGCAACTGATCGACCAAATCACCCAGGACGCGGCGTAA
- a CDS encoding TatD family hydrolase, producing the protein MTDTIQITDSHCHLDFPDFDEERPAVIDRALEAGVTRMVTICTKLRLEPQVRAIAEDYAPVFYAAGTHPMSAADEPMATVEELVKLAEHPKFVGIGETGLDYHYTADSAEVQKQSLRVHIEAAQETGLPLIIHARAADEDMARILTEGYKAKPYSCVMHCFSSGAELAKTAIDLGFYLSMSGIAAFPKSTDLREIFAQAPVDRILVETDAPYLAPPPYRGKRNEPAYTVHTARKGAEVFGMDWPDFAAQTQANFDRLFWKVAQHEAAA; encoded by the coding sequence ATGACCGACACGATCCAGATCACCGACAGCCACTGCCACCTCGATTTCCCCGACTTCGACGAGGAACGCCCCGCCGTCATCGACCGCGCGCTTGAGGCGGGGGTGACCCGCATGGTGACGATCTGCACCAAGCTTCGGCTCGAACCACAGGTGCGGGCCATCGCCGAGGACTACGCGCCGGTGTTCTACGCCGCTGGCACCCACCCGATGAGTGCGGCGGACGAACCCATGGCGACCGTCGAGGAACTGGTGAAGCTGGCCGAACACCCCAAGTTCGTGGGTATCGGCGAAACGGGCCTTGATTACCACTACACCGCCGACAGCGCCGAGGTGCAGAAACAAAGCCTCCGGGTACATATCGAAGCGGCGCAGGAAACCGGCCTGCCGCTCATCATTCACGCCCGCGCGGCGGATGAGGACATGGCGCGCATCCTGACCGAAGGCTACAAGGCCAAGCCTTATTCCTGCGTCATGCACTGCTTTTCGTCGGGCGCGGAGCTGGCCAAAACCGCCATCGACCTTGGGTTTTACCTCTCGATGTCGGGCATCGCCGCCTTCCCCAAATCCACCGACCTGCGCGAGATTTTCGCACAGGCCCCGGTGGACCGCATCCTTGTCGAAACCGATGCGCCCTATCTGGCCCCGCCGCCCTATCGCGGCAAACGGAACGAACCGGCCTATACCGTGCACACCGCCCGAAAAGGCGCCGAGGTGTTCGGCATGGACTGGCCCGATTTCGCCGCGCAAACCCAAGCCAACTTTGATCGCCTTTTCTGGAAGGTCGCACAACACGAGGCCGCGGCCTGA